gcacgcacacacacacacacacacatgtatatgcttgtgtgaatgtgtttatgtgtgctttctATCTGCCGAACAAAAACACGAACTTCCAGAAAATCACGATTTTCGGCCTTTTTCGCCGCCGCGGGATCGCCAAAAAATCCGAAATGTCTATTTCCCAAAGAGAGTCTTTCATCCAGGCCCTGCGAAAGGATTTaaatgtcatgtgtgtgtgtgtgtgtgtgtgtgtgtgtgtgtgtgtgtgtgtgtgtgtgtgtgtgtgtgtgcgtatgtgtgtgtgcgtacatattatattctatataaaaagtgttgattttatattttcttattttcagagGCCTGTGGTTCGACAAGGTCTATGGAAACCTCCTGAAGGTTGACGGGTTTGGGAACATCCTCGTCTGCGTTCATGGCTTCAAGTTCTTGAAACCGTAagcttttgttttaaaaaaaaaattgctcttTATGCAAAAAGTATGAATAATGAAGTTATATGTCaagtaaaaaaatgtatgtatacattgctctctttctttctctctctctctctctctctctctctctctctctctctctctctctctctctctctctctctctctctctctctctctctctctctctctctctctctctctctctctctcttttctccctcttttctccctctccctctccctctctctctctctctctctctctctctctctctctctctctctctctctctctctctctctctctctctctctctctctctctctctcttttctccctctccctctccctctccctctccctctccctctccctctccctctctccctccttccctccctccctctccttctccctctccctctccctctccctctccctctccctctccctttctcttttttctttctcccttcttcctccttccttccttccaccctgccccccttcattcctttctccatttctcctttcttccattcctccctccttccctaccctccctccctccctccctccctccctccctccctccctccctccctccctccctccctccctccctccctccctccctcttttgttACCTCCCTTCCTGCTTTTTTCTCCCTCATGATTCTGCACCTGATTAaacaatttcgaaaaaaaattacaaacacaaaaaaaatcatcatctctTTTAGATCTGAAGTGTATGAGCTCTATCCTAACAAGTTTATTCTGCTGGACGAGTCAAGGATATATGTCATGAACACACTCTTCAACCTCCCAGAAATCTACATGGTTGCCTGCCTTATTGATTTCTTCAGTAACTCTCCACAATATGTGAAGCTTCCAGAGGGAATCAAGTCTGGAGAACTTTACATGAGTTTCAAAAGCATCTTTCAAGATATTAGAGGTGCAGTTGATTGGGTCCACATTAAGGTAAAGTTTGTGTTTGAAATAAATCTGCGTATGTGGATGTGGAAGTGAGTGCCATCTTTAGTTGTGCAAGACACTCGCCAGTATAATTCCCTCTCACATTAGTTGGAGAGAGAATTGTCCATAAAGGAGAAGGGTCATTGTAGTACTGTACTTGTATGTCTGGTTATTTCAAGGCAATTTTCTGATTGTCCCTTTTGTTCTTTTCTGTCCCTCATTTACTATtgattgttataactattatttcacCATCAAAATTGCTACAGAAACTTGAAATACACATAGTTGActgcatagtaataataaatcttATTGCAAGCTTAGTCTCTGTCCTACTAATCTAAATGCCAGGTATGATATAAAACTAGTTAGTCAAGTGATTGcaaacatctatttatttatttatctatttatttttttaaagcagtttaaaacatatataggtattatatcaTAAATCATATGATTACCATTAAATGGGTTTATGATAGTTTCAGTAACTAAATTAATTGTCCAACTTTCAGGGTGATTTGAAGAAGAATACAGTAGAGCATGTTGATAAGTATGTCCACAAGGATGAgcgtcttccccttctcctggATCGTATGAGGGATTCAGGAGCCAAGGTGTTCCTCCTCACTAACTCAGAGTACTGGTACACAAATGCTATCATGGAGTACCTTCTCAGCTTCCCAGACAAGGTGAGTCACCATTTCGAATTTGTTTTTTAACTTTATGTATGAGAATCATTCCAATATTTCTTTTACTCTGAGCCACAAGCTTGCTAAATGTACTATCAACATCAGTAAATATATCCACTTTATTTTAAGGAGTTGCCAATACCAAGCAAATCTTTCAGGTCTGACAGCATTTTAGATGGTGATATTATTCGCTGCTCTGCAAGACAGAGGATCATACAGAAATGGGGATAAGATCTTTCCTAGTTCAGTCTGAAATATTGCTGTGAAAGGTAAATTCACAATTGGTAGGCTTTTTTCATGTACAATTTGATCCTTGACAGTGTTGGGTATACCTCAGAGATTCTCTGAGTTTACTGGAAACCTGGTCCAGGACATTATCATACAAAATTATTACACAGTGGGACTGGTAAGCTACAAAAATGTAATTAGTTTAGACATGTATGCAACCCAGTTGCATTACAAGTGGTAAGTAACAAACATAAGAAATATTAAGTATTGTTATATTTAGTGAACCTTTGCTTTACTTACTCTCTTACACAGAATGGGGATGTGAGAGACTGGAAAACTTATTTTGACTTCATAGGTGTTGATGCTTGTAAGCCAGTTTTCTTCAGCGATGGGACCATCATGCGACAAGTGGACACCACCACAGGAGCACTCAGGCTGGGAACCCATACGGGCAAGCTAAAATTGGGGCAGGTTTATTCAGGAGGTAAGAGCTTTGTTTGTTCTGAGATTgtatctcattttattttctctctctgtttttctaaaGTAAAATTGAAAAGTAATGACTTTCATCATATgtgctatatttttcttttacaggAAGCTGTGATGTTTTTACTGAACTTATTGGAGCGAAGGGAAAGGATGTACTCTATGTAGGTGATCACATCTTTGGTGATATTCTGAAGAGCAAGAAGATCCGTGGCTGGCGCACATTTTTGGTGGTTCCAGAACTGGTACAGGAACTTCACGTATGGACAGAAAAATGTTCTCTGTTTACTAAACTCCAAAGCTTAGATGTTATGCTTGGAGACCTTTACAAGTAAGTTCAAAACATGATCTCTCTCAAATTGTAAATGccatttgatgataatgacaatagaaattattaaaaaaagatatattaaaaaaaactgtaatacATTTGCTGTGTACAGGAATCTGGACTCAAGTACCTATGAACGACCTGACATCAGCAAGCTTAGAGGGGCAATCAAAGAAGTGACACATGAAATGGATCTTAGCTATGGCATGCTTGGCTCAGTCTTCCGGTCAGGCTCACGACAGACACATTTCTCAACACAGGTAACTTGTCAAtaagtttatgtatttttttctttagtaactgatatatatttcttcattgcaTTATCACaaattttttatttgttacaaAGAATGAGCTGTATATAAGATGCAGTAGATAGAGGCTAATGTTATATCATTTTCAGGTTGCAAGATATGCCGACCTATATGCCTCAACGCTACTTAATTTGATCTACTATCCATTCAGCTACATGTTCCGTGCCCCTGCAATGTTGGTAAGTTGGTGTTTGCTCATGATTTATCTCCAGGAAGACAATCAGGGTACTCAAAGTATAAATTTTATTGACCCctttgacttaaaaaaaaaaaaagaagaaaaatgtatgcTGCATTTTAGGAATCAATGCACTTTATCTGGGTCACATGTACTCATGaataataaatacatgtttatgcaattttttttttttttttttttttttttttttttttttactttgagaatattttttaccattatatcATTCTCAATTAATAAAATGCATGGTTGGAACATTTATAAAACTAGCAAGCACTCTGCTCTCTCCTGCTCTgctgttctccctctccttctctctctacttttcccactccctctcccgaTCTCTGTAAATGTTTAGATATTTAAATGTGATGGATAAAGTTCTACATTTTAAGATATGAATTTTTTATTGTAGATGCCCCATGAGTCCACTGTAGCACACGAGCAACGCTTCCAAGTTGGCGATGGTCCAGTATCCACAAGATCACGTGCTTCCAGTGTCCAGGTCGACAACCCAGATAACCTCCAGTCCAAGAGACCAAAGGTAAGGATCCATACCTTTAAAGCCATAGGcattttctacttattttcttaAGCTCAGTCTTTTAACACTTTGAATTTTAATTACTTTCATTGTGAAATGTGATTCAGTAGTTTTGTGTTCATCTGATGAAACTAGTGTTTATTTTCTAGTGATATATGTCATAGAATAACTAAAGTGTTTTAT
This genomic stretch from Penaeus chinensis breed Huanghai No. 1 chromosome 8, ASM1920278v2, whole genome shotgun sequence harbors:
- the LOC125027914 gene encoding cytosolic purine 5'-nucleotidase-like isoform X2 translates to MEESDVMAPLEPRTPSSCGGVSASSSSEFSMKKYYREVPHRVFVNRSLHLEKIRFYGFDMDYTLAEYKSPQYETLGFNLLKERLITIGYPEEIKEFEYDPTFPTRGLWFDKVYGNLLKVDGFGNILVCVHGFKFLKPSEVYELYPNKFILLDESRIYVMNTLFNLPEIYMVACLIDFFSNSPQYVKLPEGIKSGELYMSFKSIFQDIRGAVDWVHIKGDLKKNTVEHVDKYVHKDERLPLLLDRMRDSGAKVFLLTNSEYWYTNAIMEYLLSFPDKNGDVRDWKTYFDFIGVDACKPVFFSDGTIMRQVDTTTGALRLGTHTGKLKLGQVYSGGSCDVFTELIGAKGKDVLYVGDHIFGDILKSKKIRGWRTFLVVPELVQELHVWTEKCSLFTKLQSLDVMLGDLYKNLDSSTYERPDISKLRGAIKEVTHEMDLSYGMLGSVFRSGSRQTHFSTQVARYADLYASTLLNLIYYPFSYMFRAPAMLMPHESTVAHEQRFQVGDGPVSTRSRASSVQVDNPDNLQSKRPKILERAQSLVPHARAETPKRVTHYHDEDDSEEESDKSS
- the LOC125027914 gene encoding cytosolic purine 5'-nucleotidase-like isoform X1; the encoded protein is MLSHKGLPANPFNGSFPYHGQLITHDPRCRQFSETSEMDEFEHIFVESTLGIGEHGYKRQDNHRVFVNRSLHLEKIRFYGFDMDYTLAEYKSPQYETLGFNLLKERLITIGYPEEIKEFEYDPTFPTRGLWFDKVYGNLLKVDGFGNILVCVHGFKFLKPSEVYELYPNKFILLDESRIYVMNTLFNLPEIYMVACLIDFFSNSPQYVKLPEGIKSGELYMSFKSIFQDIRGAVDWVHIKGDLKKNTVEHVDKYVHKDERLPLLLDRMRDSGAKVFLLTNSEYWYTNAIMEYLLSFPDKNGDVRDWKTYFDFIGVDACKPVFFSDGTIMRQVDTTTGALRLGTHTGKLKLGQVYSGGSCDVFTELIGAKGKDVLYVGDHIFGDILKSKKIRGWRTFLVVPELVQELHVWTEKCSLFTKLQSLDVMLGDLYKNLDSSTYERPDISKLRGAIKEVTHEMDLSYGMLGSVFRSGSRQTHFSTQVARYADLYASTLLNLIYYPFSYMFRAPAMLMPHESTVAHEQRFQVGDGPVSTRSRASSVQVDNPDNLQSKRPKILERAQSLVPHARAETPKRVTHYHDEDDSEEESDKSS
- the LOC125027914 gene encoding cytosolic purine 5'-nucleotidase-like isoform X3, with translation MNGGDSSHKMDVGELVDHHNPVQRVFVNRSLHLEKIRFYGFDMDYTLAEYKSPQYETLGFNLLKERLITIGYPEEIKEFEYDPTFPTRGLWFDKVYGNLLKVDGFGNILVCVHGFKFLKPSEVYELYPNKFILLDESRIYVMNTLFNLPEIYMVACLIDFFSNSPQYVKLPEGIKSGELYMSFKSIFQDIRGAVDWVHIKGDLKKNTVEHVDKYVHKDERLPLLLDRMRDSGAKVFLLTNSEYWYTNAIMEYLLSFPDKNGDVRDWKTYFDFIGVDACKPVFFSDGTIMRQVDTTTGALRLGTHTGKLKLGQVYSGGSCDVFTELIGAKGKDVLYVGDHIFGDILKSKKIRGWRTFLVVPELVQELHVWTEKCSLFTKLQSLDVMLGDLYKNLDSSTYERPDISKLRGAIKEVTHEMDLSYGMLGSVFRSGSRQTHFSTQVARYADLYASTLLNLIYYPFSYMFRAPAMLMPHESTVAHEQRFQVGDGPVSTRSRASSVQVDNPDNLQSKRPKILERAQSLVPHARAETPKRVTHYHDEDDSEEESDKSS